In Solea senegalensis isolate Sse05_10M linkage group LG6, IFAPA_SoseM_1, whole genome shotgun sequence, one genomic interval encodes:
- the LOC122771256 gene encoding high affinity choline transporter 1-like encodes MALNIAGVVAVVVFYILILVTGILAAWKAKKAEKTSRGNRTEVVLLGDRNINLLVGIFTMTATWVGGGFILGVTEAVYTPKMGLIWALMPVHQSLSFILGGLFFAKPMRDMKYVTMMDPFQINYGNVLSASLVLPALLMDVMWVACTLLGLGLTMTVILDLHFAYSVCISSAVAIIYTLLGGLYSVAFTDIIQLCLIVVSLWLCVPFLLLNDTSLNIAETAFNNTLHEPWVGSLEKDKVWKWIDDFLLLGFHQRTLSATSSRTAQLTCYVAAIIVLILGIPPVLIGAVAASTDWNLTMYGSLSPYERGEQSMVLPLTLQYLTPSFISIIGIGAIAAAVMSSTDSALLSVTSIFSLNIYKNILRKQASDREMQWVIRISIVVVGIAGTSITFFTKSVLLLWILGADIAYTLMFPQLVCVLFFKVTNAYGGAVGYIVGLIVRILLGENTVGLPVVLCLPGCTLEDGVYVQTFAVRTFSMLFTLITILAFSALALVLFNKGLLPERWDIFKVKHKNAVPPGGAVTQNLKDGAGSDAECDENRDGLPLEPML; translated from the exons ATGGCTCTGAACATTGCTGGTGTGGTTGCAGTCGTTGTGTTTTACATCTTAATCCTGGTCACAGGGATTTTAGCTGCCTGGAAGGCCAAGAAGGCTGAGAAGAccagcagaggaaacaggacTGAAGTGGTCCTGCTTGGAGACAGAAATATTAACTTGCTGGTTGGGATTTTCACCATGACAG cgACATGGGTAGGAGGTGGCTTTATCCTGGGTGTGACTGAGGCAGTTTACACTCCTAAGATGGGCTTGATCTGGGCTCTAATGCCTGTACATCAATCTCTGTCCTTCATACTGG GTGGTCTATTCTTTGCCAAGCCAATGAGGGACATGAAGTACGTCACCATGATGGACCCATTCCAGATCAATTATGGCAACGTACTGAGTGCTTCTCTGGTGCTGCCTGCTCTGCTCATGGATGTCATGTGGGTGGCATGCACTCTGCTTGGCTTAG GATTAACCATGACTGTGATCCTGGACTTGCACTTTGCTTATTCTGTGTGCATCTCATCAGCTGTGGCCATTATCTACACTTTGTTAGGAGGCCTTTACTCAGTGGCCTTCACTGACATCATCCAGCTGTGTCTCATTGTTGTCAGTTTG TGGCTGTGCGTCCCCTTCCTTCTGCTCAACGATACGTCTTTAAACATCGCTGAGACAGCTTTTAACAACACGCTTCATGAACCCTGGGTTGGCTCTCTGGAGAAAGACAAGGTCTGGAAGTGGATTGATGACTTCTTATTGTTG GGCTTCCACCAGAGGACGCTGTCTGCCACCTCATCACGGACAGCCCAGTTAACCTGCTATGTTGCTGCCATTATAGTTTTAATACTGGGAATCCCTCCAGTCTTGATCGGAGCTGTCGCTGCCTCCACAG ACTGGAACCTGACGATGTACGGCTCTCTGTCTCCTTATGAACGTGGCGAGCAGTCGATGGTCCTTCCTCTGACTCTGCAGTACCTCACTCCGTCTTTCATCTCAATCATTGGAATTGGAGCCATCGCTGCAGCCGTCATGTCCTCCACAGACTCAGCACTGTTATCTGTAACTTCTATCTTCTCGTTAAACATCTACAAGAACATTCTGCGCAAACAG GCCTCAGATCGTGAAATGCAGTGGGTGATTCGGATCTCAATCGTGGTTGTGGGCATCGCTGGAACATCCATAACGTTCTTCACTAAaagcgtcctcctcctctggattCTTGGAGCAGACATTGCCTACACGCTTATGTTCCCCCAGCTGGTTTGTGTGCTCTTCTTCAAAGTGACAAACGCGTACGGTGGTGCGGTGGGTTACATCGTAGGGCTGATTGTGAGGATTCTGTTAGGAGAGAACACTGTAGGTCTTCCTGTTGTTCTTTGCCTTCCCGGTTGCACACTGGAGGACGGCGTCTACGTCCAAACATTTGCGGTCAGAACATTCTCCATGCTGTTTACTCTGATAACCATCCTAGCTTTTTCTGCACTGGCTTTGGTTCTGTTCAACAAGGGCCTGCTGCCTGAGAGATGGgacattttcaaagtaaagcaTAAGAATGCTGTaccaccagggggtgctgttacCCAGAACCTTAAAGATGGAGCTGGAAGTGATGCCgaatgtgatgaaaacagagacgGACTTCCCTTAGAGCCCATGTTGTAG
- the LOC122771255 gene encoding high affinity choline transporter 1-like isoform X1, with the protein MALNIAGVVAVVVFYILILVTGILAAWKAKKAEKTSRGNRTEVVLLGDRNINLLVGIFTMTATWVGGGFILGVTEAVYTPKMGLIWALMPVHQSLSFILGGLFFAKPMRDMKYVTMMDPFQINYGNVLSASLVLPALLMDVMWVACTLLGLGLTMTVILDLHFAYSVCISSAVAIIYTLLGGLYSVAFTDIIQLCLIVVSLWLCVPFLLLNDTSLNIAETAFNNTLHEPWVGSLEKDKVWKWIDDFLLLSLGNLSFQGFHQRTLSATSSRTAQLTCYVAAIIVLILGIPPVLIGAVAASTDWNLTMYGSLSPYERGEQSMVLPLTLQYLTPSFISIIGIGAIAAAVMSSTDSALLSVTSIFSLNIYKNILRKQASDREMQWVIRISIVVVGIAGTSITFFTKSVLLLWILGADIAYTLMFPQLVCVLFFKVTNAYGGAVGYIVGLIVRILLGENTVGLPVVLCLPGCTLEDGVYVQTFAVRTFSMLFTLITILAFSALALVLFNKGLLPERWDIFKVKHKNAVPPGGAVTQNLKDGAGSDAECDENRDGLPLEPML; encoded by the exons ATGGCTCTGAACATTGCTGGTGTGGTTGCAGTCGTTGTGTTTTACATCTTAATCCTGGTCACAGGGATTTTAGCTGCCTGGAAGGCCAAGAAGGCTGAGAAGAccagcagaggaaacaggacTGAAGTGGTCCTGCTTGGAGACAGAAATATTAACTTGCTGGTTGGGATTTTCACCATGACAG cgACATGGGTAGGAGGTGGCTTTATCCTGGGTGTGACTGAGGCAGTTTACACTCCTAAGATGGGCTTGATCTGGGCTCTAATGCCTGTACATCAATCTCTGTCCTTCATACTGG GTGGTCTATTCTTTGCCAAGCCAATGAGGGACATGAAGTACGTCACCATGATGGACCCATTCCAGATCAATTATGGCAACGTACTGAGTGCTTCTCTGGTGCTGCCTGCTCTGCTCATGGATGTCATGTGGGTGGCATGCACTCTGCTTGGCTTAG GATTAACCATGACTGTGATCCTGGACTTGCACTTTGCTTATTCTGTGTGCATCTCATCAGCTGTGGCCATTATCTACACTTTGTTAGGAGGCCTTTACTCAGTGGCCTTCACTGACATCATCCAGCTGTGTCTCATTGTTGTCAGTTTG TGGCTGTGCGTCCCCTTCCTTCTGCTCAACGATACGTCTTTAAACATCGCTGAGACAGCTTTTAACAACACGCTTCATGAACCCTGGGTTGGCTCTCTGGAGAAAGACAAGGTCTGGAAGTGGATTGATGACTTCTTATTGTTG TCTCTTGGCAATCTTTCATTTCAGGGCTTCCACCAGAGGACGCTGTCTGCCACCTCATCACGGACAGCCCAGTTAACCTGCTATGTTGCTGCCATTATAGTTTTAATACTGGGAATCCCTCCAGTCTTGATCGGAGCTGTCGCTGCCTCCACAG ACTGGAACCTGACGATGTACGGCTCTCTGTCTCCTTATGAACGTGGCGAGCAGTCGATGGTCCTTCCTCTGACTCTGCAGTACCTCACTCCGTCTTTCATCTCAATCATTGGAATTGGAGCCATCGCTGCAGCCGTCATGTCCTCCACAGACTCAGCACTGTTATCTGTAACTTCTATCTTCTCGTTAAACATCTACAAGAACATTCTGCGCAAACAG GCCTCAGATCGTGAAATGCAGTGGGTGATTCGGATCTCAATCGTGGTTGTGGGCATCGCTGGAACATCCATAACGTTCTTCACTAAaagcgtcctcctcctctggattCTTGGAGCAGACATTGCCTACACGCTTATGTTCCCCCAGCTGGTTTGTGTGCTCTTCTTCAAAGTGACAAACGCGTACGGTGGTGCGGTGGGTTACATCGTAGGGCTGATTGTGAGGATTCTGTTAGGAGAGAACACTGTAGGTCTTCCTGTTGTTCTTTGCCTTCCCGGTTGCACACTGGAGGACGGCGTCTACGTCCAAACATTTGCGGTCAGAACATTCTCCATGCTGTTTACTCTGATAACCATCCTAGCTTTTTCTGCACTGGCTTTGGTTCTGTTCAACAAGGGCCTGCTGCCTGAGAGATGGgacattttcaaagtaaagcaTAAGAATGCTGTaccaccagggggtgctgttacCCAGAACCTTAAAGATGGAGCTGGAAGTGATGCCgaatgtgatgaaaacagagacgGACTTCCCTTAGAGCCCATGTTGTAG